The Fimbriimonadaceae bacterium nucleotide sequence CAGCTTCCCAAAGCCTCTCTTAGCTGGCCCTTAGCGCCAGACCTGGGCCACGACTCTAAGCCTTGGCCATCGCGACCGGCGTCAACGTCCGCTTCGGCACCGACGGAGCGGCGCTCTCCGGGCGGACGATCTCGCGATATAGCGAATCCCGCTCGATCGGTTCGCGGCCGGCTTCGCGGATCATCGCGCACATGTTGGTGTAGGTCAGCGCCTGCGTCTTGTTCCCGAATTCGCCTTCCTTGTAGGTGATCTCGTACTCGTGCACGAGGCCGTCGGTGTCGTCTGCGCCGTACCAGAGCGACATCTGGGTGACCTCGGGGGTGTTCATGATCCAGAAGCTCTTGACGTGCTCGAAGTTGTCGAGCATCAGGCGAGCGACGGCGATGTTGCGCAGGTCGGTGTAACCGGTCTGGGGCTTAACGTGCTCCAGCTCGGTGGCCTCCGGGTGGAAGCTGAGGGGGGTGTAGCAGACGAAGTGGCCGGTCTCGTCCTGCAGCTCGCGCAGTTGGCGCAGGTGGTCTGCGCGTTCCTCGTCCGTCTCGATATGGCCGTAGAGCAGGGTTGCGTATTGCTTCAGGCCGAGCTTCGCTGCGGCGCGGGCGACCGACTTCCAACCCTCGCCGTCCATCTTACGCCCGAAGAGCTCGCGGTGGACGCGGTCGCTGAGCACCTCGATCCCGCCGCCGGGCAGCGAGTCGAGCCCGGCCTCGATGAGGTCGCGCAGCGCCTGCTCGTGCGAGACCTTGCCGACCCGGGCGATCTCCTCGATCTCGATCGCGGTGAAGGCCTTCACATGGACGCCGGGCAGAGTCTCCTTCACAGTCCGGACGAGGTCCATGTAGTACTGGTAGGGCAGGCGCGGGTTGATGCCTCCGACCATATGGACCTCCGTGATCTCGACGTCCCGGTGCCATTCCAGCCGCCGCTTGACTTCTTCGATGCTGAACTCGTACGGGTCGGGCCCGCCCTTCTTGGCATAGAACGAGCAGAACTTGCAGAACTTGTTGCAGATGTTCGTGTAGTTGATGTGCTGGTTGCGGACGAAGTACGTCCGCGCCCCGTGCAACCGCTCGCGCACCAGGTTCGCCATATAGCCGACCGCGGTCAGGTTCGGGTGCTGGAAGAGCCGCACGCCTTCCTCGACGCTCAGCCGCTGCCCGGCGTCGACCTTGGCGTAGATGTCCATGAGGTCGGCGGGGACGATGCGTTCGGGGGCGATAGCCATCTGTTCTTAGCTACGAAGGGTACCCGGCACGAGTTTTCAATCCCGGGTGAAAGTTCCCCCTTCCATGAGGGGTCGGCCGCTCTCTTCCCATGTCGACCGACCGGAAGAGGGGAGCGTCACACGGAGACAATCGGGCTCTTGGAAGGTTCTGTGTTCGCCATCACGACCATAAGCAGGCTCCAGCAAGCCTCCACGAGCATCGCAAGCGGGAATTGGAGCGGCAGCGGCAAGGTGTACAGCGCCGAGAGCACAGGAACCCAGACCAGCCAATTCATCACCTGGATTGAGAAGACCCGGTCTCGATAGACCTTCCATGAGAAGAGGCCACGTAGCTGCGCCGTGCGAAAGCCGGACTCCTTCCAAAGAAGGGCCCCCACCGAGAGCGGCACAAAGAGGAGCGGGGCGAAGACGCCCATATCCACCGCCAACTTCTTCGCCACGGTCAAAAGGTCGTTCGAATGGCCGAACCAGACGCCCTGCATCGTGTAGAAAACGTCCACGACCACGCCCAGGACGCCATAGACCAAGCCGACGAAGAGGGCGTCCGCGGGCGAAAGGCGCGGGCGGCCAGTCAGGAGCTTCGCGATCTCGGGCAAGACGCCGCCCGCCACGAACCCCGCTACGAACGCGCCGCCCAGCCCCGCCGCGAGCTTGACAGCCATCACCTTGTCCGCGATGGGCCGCATGGGCGGCCAGACGAAGTAAGCGACCGCGACCGCGATGGCGAGAGCCTGGATGAGGAGGATGGCGGGGAGGTTCTTGGCTGCGGCGGCTGCGCCTTCCCGAAACGCCCTTCGAATCGCGCCGCCTTCGTTCGCCACCCGGCAGTTCTACTCAGTCTCGGTCGGCCGTCTCCGGGTCTGGTCGTCTAGTTTCTTGTGAAAGGGGCCGTGGACCTTATCAAGAAGTCGTTCCAAGAGTGGACGAAGGACGAAGCCCCCCGGCTGGCGGCCGCGCTTGCGTTCTATGTCGTCCTAACTCTGGCTCCGACCTTGCTCCTTGTGATCGCGGTCGCCTCTATCGTCTACGGCGAGCAGGCTGTGCAGGGCGAAATTTTTGGCCAGATCGAAAAGTTCGTGGGCGCGGGGGCGGCGGAGACCATCCAATCCCTGCTCGCGAACAACCAACGTTCCGGTTCGGGCCCCTGGGCTGCGGCGATCGGTCTCGGAGCGCTTCTTTTCGGCGCCTCGGGTGTGGCCGTGGAACTCCAGAGCTCGCTGCGGAAGATCTGGGGTGGCGACCCACCCGCAGGCGGGCTCTGGGTGATGCTGAAGGAGCGCGGGCTCTCGCTGCTGTTCGTGCTCGTGGCGGGCTCGCTCCTTCTCGTTTCGCTCCTCGTAAGTTCCGCGCTTCGCGCACTTTCCGAACGCGTCCTGTTCCTTGGCGATTTTCAGTCCGAGGTCGCGTACGGACTCGACATCGTCACCTCCTTTGTCGTCAGCACCGTGCTGTTCGCGTTCGTCTTCAAATTCCTCGCGAACGCCAGACTGGACCGGCGCGACATCCTCTTCGGGGCGGTCCTCACCGCGCTCCTCTTCAACATTGCCAAGTACGCGCTCAGCCTCTACTTGGGCAGCAGTCTGGCCGCAGGTTTTGCGGGGGCGGGCTCGTTCCTGGCGCTGCTTATCTGGATCTACTTTGTGGCGCAGATCTTCTTCTTCGGCGCGGAGATGACGAAGGTGCGGGCGCAATCCGAGGGGCGGGCACTCAGGGGGCCGCGGCCCGCGCCCTAGGCGGGGACGACGACGCCGAGGTTGGCGAGTGCGTCGCTCATCTGCTTGGCGGTGTCCCCCTTGGGGTCGATCCAAACCGCCTGCCACCCGCAGGCCACCGCTCCCTCCACATAGGCCGGGATGTCCTCGAAGAAAAGGCACTCGTCCGCCCGGATCCCCGCCGCGTTCTCAAAGGCCCGATAAATCTCGCAGCTCGGCTTGTTCGCGCCGACCAGGTGCGAGGCGACCTTGACCTGTAGGTCCACCAGGGCGGGAAACCGTCCGTTCTTCACGAGGTCGTCCCAATGAAGCGCGTTCGTGTTAGAGAGGCAACCCGTGACGAGTCCGGCCCGGCGGACGGCTTCAACGACCCGGTCAGTCCCGGGATAGGGTTCGACCAAGATGTGGCAGTGGGCCGCTTTGGCTTCTTCGGGAGCAACGCCCAGGTAGGCGGTGAGCGCCGCCAAATAGGCAGCTTCATCCAGAAGCCCGGCCTGGTATTCGTCGAACCCTGCGAAGTCCTGCAACCGGCCAAGGGGGGCGGCGGGAACAGGGAGCCCGGCGGCGGCCAGCGCCTCGTCCCATGTCTGGCATATCCGGGCCATCACCCCGCCGAGGTCAAAGACCACCGCCTTGATTCCCATAGCCCTGGGGTGCTTATACCAGGCGGGCAGGCCTGGAGCCAGGGGTAAATTGCCGGTGTGCGGGTTTTGGTCACGGGCGCGGCAGGGTTCCTCGGTTCGCACCTCGTCGACCGCCTCCTGGCCCGTGGCGACGAGGTCGTGGGACTCGACAACGGCTCGACCGGCCGCTGGGAGAACCTGCGGCCCCACGCCAACCTCCGAATCCTCGAAGGGGACGCCTGTGACCCCCTTTCGGTCGACGGGCCCCTTGAGGGCATTGTCCACATGGCTAGCCCAGCCTCCCCGGCGGACTTCGCCCGAATGCCTCTGGAGATCCTCCGCGCGAACTCCATCGGAACCGAGCGGTGCCTCCAGTTGGCCATGGAGAGAGGGGCGAGGATGGTTTTTGCCTCGACCAGCGAGGTCTATGGCGACCCCGCCGTTTCTCCACAGGCAGAAGCGTATTGGGGCAACGTCAACCCGGTCGGCCCTCGTAGCCCTTACGACGAGTCCAAGCGCTTTGGGGAGGCGATGGCCATGGCCTACCACCGCCTCCACGGGCTCTCAGTGGGAATCGCGCGCTACTTCAACACGTTCGGGCCCAGAATGCGCGCGGACGATGGGAGGGCAGTGCCCACATTGATCCACCAAGCCCTACGGGGAGAGCCGCTCACGATTCAAGGCACGGGCGAACAGACGCGCTCGTTCGGTTACGTCGACGACACCATCGAGGGCACGCTCCTACTGCTCGATTCGCCCTTAGTGGGCCCTGTCAACATTGGCTCGGAGGAAGAGTTGACAGTGCTTACACTAGCCAAGACCATCTTGGTGGCGACGGGTTCGGCGAGCGAGATCGTGCACGTACCGGCACCACAGGACGACCCGAGGCAACGCAAGCCGGACCTTACGCGCGCACGTCGCGAACTTGGCTTCGAGCCGCGCGTCTCGCTCGAAGACGGCCTTTCGCGAACGATCGAGTGGATGCGCGAATCGAACGGTGACCGCGCGCAAGCGCTCGCCTAAGTGTCGAGCCCGCGGCTTCGTAGGAACTCAAAGCTCTCCGCGACGGCGTCGAACGGATCGCCCGGCGACTGGTCCAGCTCAATGATCGCGTACTCGACTCCGGCCTCCCGCGCGGCGGGAATAATCGCGCCCCAATCCAGCTCGCCCTGCCCGACGGGGAGGAAGCGGTCCTTGTCGCCGTCCTTGAAGTGGGTCAAGGGCACGCGCCCCTCGATCCTGCGCAACCAGGCCGCGGGGTCTTGGCCCGCCCGCCACGCCCAATAGAGGTCGAGCTCCGCGTGCAGCCCGCGCGGATTCGTCGACCACAGCCGCTCGTATCCAGGCACGCCTTCTTGCAGGTCAAATTCGAAACTGTGGTTATGGTATGCGAAGCGCAAGCCGAAGGGTTTGAGCGAATCCGCGACCGCCGTGAAGCGGGCGCCCAGCTTGTCCCAGCCCGGGCCGTATTCGCTTTCGCCTACTGCGGGCACGACCAAGAGGCCGGCGCCGAGGGTCTGCGCCATGACCACCGTCTCCGCGAGGCGCCCCTCCAGGTCTCCCAAGCCGACGTGGCAAGAGATGGTGTGCAGCCCGTTCTCATCCAGCAGCGCGCGGAACGCGGCCGGATCGAGGCCGTGCAGGCCGGCGGTCTCGACGTACCTGCATCCAATCTGGGCGAGCCGGGCCAGAGACCCCGCCGTATCGGCCGCCAAGGGGTCTCGCAGGGTGTAGAGCTGTGTCCCGATGCGCACGGCCCATCTTGGCAAAAGCGGTCCCGGCAACGGTCGAGGGACCTAGCGTCCCAACCGACCGGGTTGGGAATCGCGTAAAAGCGATTTAGAGAGCAAAGTTCCGCAGGGGGTGCCGTAGCCGGCTGAGATGAGTCGCGTAGAGTCGCGACCTGTCCCCAAGAACCTGATCTGGGTAATGCCAGCGTAGGGATTGCGGCGAGCCTTACCGAAGGCCTCAGGGGCCAATGGGATGCGCCGTCCAGCAATCGCCGGACGGCGCTTTCTTATTCTGAACCCAAGAGGCCGACCGTTGAACAAAAGCAAAGCGTTTACGCTCATCGAACTTCTCGTCGTCATCGCGATCATCGCGATCCTTGCCGCAATCCTTTTTCCCGTTTTCGCCCAGGCGAAGCAGTCTGCGAAGAACACGGTTTGTCTGTCGAACGCGAAACAGATCGCGCTTGCCGTAAAGCTCTACCAAGGCGATGCAGACGACAACATGCCGATCTTTTACGCCTACAACACCGAGCCAGGGCCGAAGGATCCGCTGCACAAGGGGACTGAACGGCTCCTGCTCCCTTACAGCAAGAGCAAAGACATCTTCCTTTCGCCGAACGACTTTGGCACTCCGTTCCAAAAGCGCGACGTACCCGGGACAAAGAACTACTGGCAGGCTTATGGGTCGTCCTATAGGTTTACGAAGTGCCTCCACACCGTCGTCGAGGGCGAGTCTCGCCAGAACAACGTGCCTTTTGACTACTCGCAAAGCGTTACGGAGACTATGGTGGAGTTTCCGGCCGAAGCCCGCGCGTTGCGCATTGAGATCTTCCCGTTCTTTTCGCGACAGAAAGACCCGGACTGTGAGAAATATGGCTACGATTGCGACTCCCCCTATGACTACTACAGTCAGTGGTCTCCGACCGGGGGTTCCGTCGTCTTCATGGACGGCCATGCGAAGTGGACAAGCGGCGCGGGCCAGTTTGATCAACAAGTCGTCTCGTGGGAAGGGCACCGCTCGAACGACCCGAACCCGGACTCTTGGTCCGGGACATGGTACGGAGCGTGCGACTGAGGCAAGGGCCAAGCTAGAATAGCGGGCGCATGTCTGCGCCCGTTCCCATCACAGTCGCCTATGGCGACGGCATTGGCCCCGAGATCATGACCGCGACCTTACGCATTCTTGACGCGGGAGGAGCAAAGATCCAACCGGAAATCGTCGAGATCGGCGAGAAGGTTTACCTTCGTGGTTTGACTGCGGGGATCGAGGACTCCACTTGGGAGAGCCTGTGCCGCACAAAGGTCTTCTTGAAGGCGCCGATCACGACTCCGCAGGGCGGAGGCTTCAAGAGCCTTAATGTAACGGTCCGTAAAACCCTAAGCCTCTTCGCGAACGTGCGCCCATGTGTGAGCTATTCGCCTTTCGTGGCCACCCGGCACCCGGGCATGGACGTCGTGATCGTGCGCGAAAACGAAGAGGACCTCTATGCGGGAATCGAGCACCGGCAGACCGACGACGTCTATCAATGTCTAAAGCTGGTCACTCGTCCGGGCAGCGAGCGGATCATTCGGTACGCGTTCGAGTACGCCAAGGCCAACAACCGCAAGAAGGTGAGCTGCTTCACGAAGGACAACATCATGAAGCTGTCCGACGGGCTTTTCCACAAGATCTTCAACGAGATCGGCGAAGAATATCCCGAGATCGAGAAAGACCACTGGATCATTGATATCGGAGCGGCGCGCCTGGCCGACACCCCCACGATCTTCGACGTGATCGTGACGCTCAACCTCTATGGGGACATCATCAGCGACATCGCCGCCCAGATCACGGGCTCGGTCGGACTCGGCGGTAGCTCGAACATTGGTGATTCCTGCGCGATGTTCGAGGCCATCCATGGCTCGGCGCCGCCATTGGCGGGTAAGAACGCGGCGAACCCGAGCGGACTGTTGCTTGCCGCCGTGATGATGCTGGTCCACATCGGACAGAAGGAAGAAGCCGAGCTTGTCCACAACGCCTGGCTAAAGACGATCGAGGACGGCGTCCACACGGCGGACATCTTCAACCAGGGCGTCAGCAACCAGCTCGTCGGCACCAAGGAGTTCGCAGACGCGGTCGTGGAGCGCATTGGGAAGAAGCCTTCGCGCTTGATCCCGGCCAGTTACGACAAATCGTCGCGATCCGCCCTCTCGATCCCGCCCCCTAGAGAGATCCCCCCTGCGAAGAAGGAGTACGTCGGGTTCGACCTCTTCGTCCACGACCGGTCGCGCAAGGCTGAGAGTTTTGTGGACTTGGTCCAGCAAGCGGCGGGGGAGGCGTTCGAGCTCGTGCTTGTCACTAACCGCGGCGTCAAGGTATGGCCCGGCGGTAACCCGGAGACGTACTGTGCGGACCATTTTCGGTGCCGCTTGATGGGGAAGAACCCGCCCGTCACCCACGCGGAAATCGCCCAGGTCTTGGTCCGAGCGGCGGAGCTGGGCATCGACTTCATCAAGACCGAGGGTCTCTGCACGTTCGACGGAGAACCGGGGTTCAGTCTTGGACAGGGCCAATAGGCCCTTTCCGCGGGAACCGGAAGGGCGCACAACCAATTTTGGAGACGTAAATATGGCAATGCCGAGGACGACACGGCCCGATGGCGTCTGCGCGGACGTCCGTGAGCGGTTGTCCTTTTTCGAGGTTGCCCCAAACCGCCCCGGGGTCACCTTGGTGGGTGCCGTCCGAGACGGGCTCCTGGCCCCGCGAAAGAAGTTGCCGAGCCACCTCTTGTACGACGAGGAGGGGTCGCGGCTTTTCGACCTCATTACTGAACTTCCGGAATACTATCTGACGCGGTGCGAACGGGCGATCCTTGAGAAGTACGCGCCAGAGATCGTGGCCGGCTTGGGTCAGGAGATCGACCTCGTCGAATTCGGTTGCGGGAGCGGCGCCAAGACCCGCGCCATGCTCCGCGCCACGACCGAGACCCAGGGAACGACGCGGTACATCCCGATCGATATCTCGGGCGAGCACATGCGGGCTTCGGCCTTGGCGTGGCTCGCCGAGTTCCCCAAGCTTGAGGTCCATGCCCTGGCGGCCGAATACCGCGACGGGCTCGACGCTGTGCCGGACGGCGACCGCGCCCGGCTCTTCCTCTTTATGGGGAGCAACATCGGGAACCTGGAACTGGAGGAGGCCACGTCGTTCCTGAACGACGTCCGAAGGCGCATGAAGGACGCCGACGGCCTGCTCATCGGCTTCGACCTTGTGAAAGACCCCCGGGCCCTGATCGCGGCGTACAACGACGCGCGAGGCGTCACCGCGCGGTTCACGAAGAACCTCCTCGTCCGCATCAATGCCGAGCTCGGCGCGGACTTCGACCTTGCGCATTTCGAGCACGACGCGCAGTGGGAAGCCGAGAAGGAGCGCATGACGATGCACATCGTGTGCACCCGCCGCCAGTGCGTCAGGATCGAAGCGCTCGACCTCTTCGTGCCCTTTGAAGAAGGCGAGAAGATTTGGACGGAGATCAGCCAGAAGTACACTTTGGACTCGATGCGAAGCCTTCTTTCCTCAGCGGGGTTCGAATTGGGCCACGTCTGGCACGACCCGGACCAGTACTTTGCGGTCGGGCTGGCCCGCCCGGTGGGGAAGGACACTCTACGGTGAGCCCGATAGCCGTCGACACGCGCAAGGACGCCTTGCGCCGCAAGCTCTCTGAGGTGCGCCAGGCAACGCTCGATTTGCTGGACACCGTGCCGGACGACTTCTGGCGGAGGCGGATACACGGCTTCTACTCCCCGATCGGGTGGCACTTCGGCCACGTGGGCCGCACAGAGGAGTTTTGGGCGTGCCACCGCGCCATGCAGTGGCCCGTCGCAGACGACCGCCTCACCTTCCTCTTCCACGACTGCCCCGAGAACCCGAAGGACAACCGTGTGAACGTGCCGGACCGCGAAGGCTGCGTCGCCTATCTTGAAGAGACGCGCGCCTCCGCCCTAAGGGCCCTGGAGCAAGCCGATCTCGGCGCGGACGACCCGCTCATCCGGGCCGGTTACGCTTGGGAGTTTGCCTATCAGCACGAGTGCCAGCACCAGGAGACCATCTTGGAGATGCTGTGCCTCATCCACCAGGAGCTCGGATCCGCTCCCCAAGGCCCGGCGGGGGTCGAGGAAGCAGGACCCACCGGCCCCGAGTTCGTCCCCGTCGCGGGCGGGACGTTCGTGATGGGCACGGACGACCCCTTCGCCTATGACAACGAGCAAGACCCGCACTCCGTGACGGTGGCCCCTTTCGAGATCGCCCGGAGGCCCGTGACGGTTCGGGAGTGGCGCGACTTTATCGCCGACGGCGGCTACAAAGCGGACCGGTACTGGTCGTCTGAAGGCGTCGCATGGCGCGAGGCGAGCTCGGTGGTGCGCCCAGAGTACTGGC carries:
- a CDS encoding YihY/virulence factor BrkB family protein; this encodes MDLIKKSFQEWTKDEAPRLAAALAFYVVLTLAPTLLLVIAVASIVYGEQAVQGEIFGQIEKFVGAGAAETIQSLLANNQRSGSGPWAAAIGLGALLFGASGVAVELQSSLRKIWGGDPPAGGLWVMLKERGLSLLFVLVAGSLLLVSLLVSSALRALSERVLFLGDFQSEVAYGLDIVTSFVVSTVLFAFVFKFLANARLDRRDILFGAVLTALLFNIAKYALSLYLGSSLAAGFAGAGSFLALLIWIYFVAQIFFFGAEMTKVRAQSEGRALRGPRPAP
- a CDS encoding SUMF1/EgtB/PvdO family nonheme iron enzyme, which encodes MSPIAVDTRKDALRRKLSEVRQATLDLLDTVPDDFWRRRIHGFYSPIGWHFGHVGRTEEFWACHRAMQWPVADDRLTFLFHDCPENPKDNRVNVPDREGCVAYLEETRASALRALEQADLGADDPLIRAGYAWEFAYQHECQHQETILEMLCLIHQELGSAPQGPAGVEEAGPTGPEFVPVAGGTFVMGTDDPFAYDNEQDPHSVTVAPFEIARRPVTVREWRDFIADGGYKADRYWSSEGVAWREASSVVRPEYWLEDLCHAYGVRGPRELEPDQPVQGVSWFEAEAFANWSGCRLPTEAEWESLWGSARWPWGEQDPTPDRANLRPQAEHPVPPPDGGATTSGVLGLAGGVWEWTSTPFSPYPGFSAFPYEGYSAAHMDGRHRVCRGGSWATSPAIARRTFRNWYVPTYRQGFLGVRLARSTASGG
- the egtD gene encoding L-histidine N(alpha)-methyltransferase, giving the protein MPRTTRPDGVCADVRERLSFFEVAPNRPGVTLVGAVRDGLLAPRKKLPSHLLYDEEGSRLFDLITELPEYYLTRCERAILEKYAPEIVAGLGQEIDLVEFGCGSGAKTRAMLRATTETQGTTRYIPIDISGEHMRASALAWLAEFPKLEVHALAAEYRDGLDAVPDGDRARLFLFMGSNIGNLELEEATSFLNDVRRRMKDADGLLIGFDLVKDPRALIAAYNDARGVTARFTKNLLVRINAELGADFDLAHFEHDAQWEAEKERMTMHIVCTRRQCVRIEALDLFVPFEEGEKIWTEISQKYTLDSMRSLLSSAGFELGHVWHDPDQYFAVGLARPVGKDTLR
- a CDS encoding prepilin-type N-terminal cleavage/methylation domain-containing protein, translated to MNKSKAFTLIELLVVIAIIAILAAILFPVFAQAKQSAKNTVCLSNAKQIALAVKLYQGDADDNMPIFYAYNTEPGPKDPLHKGTERLLLPYSKSKDIFLSPNDFGTPFQKRDVPGTKNYWQAYGSSYRFTKCLHTVVEGESRQNNVPFDYSQSVTETMVEFPAEARALRIEIFPFFSRQKDPDCEKYGYDCDSPYDYYSQWSPTGGSVVFMDGHAKWTSGAGQFDQQVVSWEGHRSNDPNPDSWSGTWYGACD
- a CDS encoding HAD-IA family hydrolase — its product is MGIKAVVFDLGGVMARICQTWDEALAAAGLPVPAAPLGRLQDFAGFDEYQAGLLDEAAYLAALTAYLGVAPEEAKAAHCHILVEPYPGTDRVVEAVRRAGLVTGCLSNTNALHWDDLVKNGRFPALVDLQVKVASHLVGANKPSCEIYRAFENAAGIRADECLFFEDIPAYVEGAVACGWQAVWIDPKGDTAKQMSDALANLGVVVPA
- a CDS encoding NADP-dependent isocitrate dehydrogenase codes for the protein MSAPVPITVAYGDGIGPEIMTATLRILDAGGAKIQPEIVEIGEKVYLRGLTAGIEDSTWESLCRTKVFLKAPITTPQGGGFKSLNVTVRKTLSLFANVRPCVSYSPFVATRHPGMDVVIVRENEEDLYAGIEHRQTDDVYQCLKLVTRPGSERIIRYAFEYAKANNRKKVSCFTKDNIMKLSDGLFHKIFNEIGEEYPEIEKDHWIIDIGAARLADTPTIFDVIVTLNLYGDIISDIAAQITGSVGLGGSSNIGDSCAMFEAIHGSAPPLAGKNAANPSGLLLAAVMMLVHIGQKEEAELVHNAWLKTIEDGVHTADIFNQGVSNQLVGTKEFADAVVERIGKKPSRLIPASYDKSSRSALSIPPPREIPPAKKEYVGFDLFVHDRSRKAESFVDLVQQAAGEAFELVLVTNRGVKVWPGGNPETYCADHFRCRLMGKNPPVTHAEIAQVLVRAAELGIDFIKTEGLCTFDGEPGFSLGQGQ
- a CDS encoding sugar phosphate isomerase/epimerase, whose protein sequence is MRIGTQLYTLRDPLAADTAGSLARLAQIGCRYVETAGLHGLDPAAFRALLDENGLHTISCHVGLGDLEGRLAETVVMAQTLGAGLLVVPAVGESEYGPGWDKLGARFTAVADSLKPFGLRFAYHNHSFEFDLQEGVPGYERLWSTNPRGLHAELDLYWAWRAGQDPAAWLRRIEGRVPLTHFKDGDKDRFLPVGQGELDWGAIIPAAREAGVEYAIIELDQSPGDPFDAVAESFEFLRSRGLDT
- a CDS encoding GDP-mannose 4,6-dehydratase; protein product: MRVLVTGAAGFLGSHLVDRLLARGDEVVGLDNGSTGRWENLRPHANLRILEGDACDPLSVDGPLEGIVHMASPASPADFARMPLEILRANSIGTERCLQLAMERGARMVFASTSEVYGDPAVSPQAEAYWGNVNPVGPRSPYDESKRFGEAMAMAYHRLHGLSVGIARYFNTFGPRMRADDGRAVPTLIHQALRGEPLTIQGTGEQTRSFGYVDDTIEGTLLLLDSPLVGPVNIGSEEELTVLTLAKTILVATGSASEIVHVPAPQDDPRQRKPDLTRARRELGFEPRVSLEDGLSRTIEWMRESNGDRAQALA
- a CDS encoding CofH family radical SAM protein; the encoded protein is MAIAPERIVPADLMDIYAKVDAGQRLSVEEGVRLFQHPNLTAVGYMANLVRERLHGARTYFVRNQHINYTNICNKFCKFCSFYAKKGGPDPYEFSIEEVKRRLEWHRDVEITEVHMVGGINPRLPYQYYMDLVRTVKETLPGVHVKAFTAIEIEEIARVGKVSHEQALRDLIEAGLDSLPGGGIEVLSDRVHRELFGRKMDGEGWKSVARAAAKLGLKQYATLLYGHIETDEERADHLRQLRELQDETGHFVCYTPLSFHPEATELEHVKPQTGYTDLRNIAVARLMLDNFEHVKSFWIMNTPEVTQMSLWYGADDTDGLVHEYEITYKEGEFGNKTQALTYTNMCAMIREAGREPIERDSLYREIVRPESAAPSVPKRTLTPVAMAKA